A region of Solanum dulcamara chromosome 7, daSolDulc1.2, whole genome shotgun sequence DNA encodes the following proteins:
- the LOC129893820 gene encoding acetolactate synthase 2, chloroplastic has translation MAAASPSPCFSKTLSPPSSSSSKSSTILPRSTLPFNNHLTQKTSPLHLTHTQHRRRFTVSNVVITTTTHNEVSEPETFVSRFAPDEPRKGCDVLVEALEREGVTDVFAYPGGASMEIHQALTRSNIIRNVLPRHEQGGVFAAEGYARATGFPGVCIATSGPGATNLVSGLADALLDSIPIVAITGQVPRRMIGTDAFQETPIVEVTRSITKHNYLVMDVEDIPRVVREAFFLAKSGRPGPVLIDVPKDIQQQLVIPNWDQPMRLPGYMSRLPKLPNEMLLEQIVRLISESKKPVLYVGGGCSHSSEELRRFVELTGIPVASTLMGLGAFPTGDELSLQMLGMHGTVYANYAVDSSDLLLAFGVRFDDRVTGKLEAFASRAKIVHIDIDSAEIGKNKQPHVSICADIKLALQGLNSILEGKESKLKLDFSPWRQELTEQKVKYPLNYKTFGEAIPPQYAIQVLDELTNGSAIISTGVGQHQMWAAQYYKYKKPRQWLTSGGLGAMGFGLPAAIGAAVGRPGEVVVDIDGDGSFIMNVQELATIKVENLPVKIMLLNNQHLGMVVQWEDRFYKANRAHTYLGDPANEEEIFPNMLKFAEACGVPAARVTHRDDLRAAIQKMLDTPGPYLLDVIVPHQEHVLPMIPSGGAFKDVITEGDGRRSY, from the coding sequence ATGGCGGCTGCGTCTCCATCTCCTTGTTTCTCCAAAACCTtatctcctccttcttcttcttcctccaaATCTTCCACTATTCTTCCCAGATCTACCTTACCTTTCAACAATCACCTTACCCAAAAAACCTCACCCCTTCATCTTACTCACACCCAACATCGTCGTCGTTTCACTGTCTCCAATGTCGTCATAACCACCACGACCCATAACGAAGTTTCTGAACCCGAAACTTTCGTTTCCCGCTTTGCCCCTGATGAACCCAGAAAGGGTTGTGACGTTCTTGTAGAGGCACTTGAAAGGGAAGGGGTTACGGATGTCTTTGCATATCCAGGAGGTGCTTCCATGGAGATTCATCAGGCTTTGACTCGTTCGAATATCATTCGCAATGTGCTGCCACGTCATGAGCAAGGTGGTGTATTTGCAGCCGAGGGCTACGCACGAGCTACCGGGTTCCCTGGTGTTTGCATTGCTACCTCCGGTCCTGGAGCTACGAATCTCGTTAGCGGTCTTGCGGATGCTTTGTTGGATAGTATTCCGATTGTTGCTATTACGGGTCAAGTGCCGAGGAGGATGATTGGTACTGATGCGTTTCAGGAAACTCCTATTGTTGAGGTAACGAGATCCATAACGAAGCATAATTATCTAGTTATGGATGTAGAGGATATCCCTAGGGTTGTACGTGAAGCATTTTTTCTAGCGAAATCGGGACGGCCTGGACCGGTTTTGATTGATGTTCCTAAGGATATTCAGCAACAATTGGTGATACCTAACTGGGATCAGCCAATGAGGTTGCCTGGTTACATGTCTAGGTTACCGAAATTGCCTAATGAGATGCTTTTGGAACAAATTGTTAGACTGATTTCGGAGTCGAAGAAGCCTGTTTTGTATGTGGGTGGTGGGTGTTCACATTCGAGTGAGGAGCTGAGACGATTTGTGGAGCTTACAGGTATTCCCGTGGCGAGTACTTTGATGGGTCTTGGAGCCTTTCCAACTGGGGATGAGCTTTCCCTTCAAATGTTGGGTATGCATGGGACGGTCTATGCTAATTATGCTGTGGATAGTAGTGATTTGTTGCTTGCATTTGGGGTGAGGTTTGATGATCGAGTTACGGGTAAATTGGAAGCTTTTGCTAGCCGAGCAAAAATCGTCCACATTGATATTGATTCTGCTGAGATTGGAAAGAACAAGCAACCTCATGTTTCCATTTGTGCAGATATCAAGTTGGCATTACAGGGTTTGAATTCCATATTGGAGGGTAAAGAAAGTAAGCTGAAGTTGGACTTCTCTCCTTGGAGGCAGGAGTTAACGGAGCAGAAAGTGAAGTACCCATTGAATTATAAGACTTTTGGTGAAGCCATCCCACCACAATATGCTATTCAGGTTCTAGATGAATTAACTAATGGAAGTGCCATTATTAGTACAGGTGTGGGGCAACACCAGATGTGGGCTGCCCAATACTATAAGTACAAAAAGCCACGCCAATGGTTGACATCTGGTGGATTAGGAGCAATGGGATTTGGTTTGCCCGCTGCTATAGGTGCGGCTGTTGGAAGACCGGGTGAGGTTGTGGTTGACATTGATGGTGATGGGAGTTTTATCATGAATGTGCAGGAGTTAGCAACAATTAAGGTGGAGAATCTCCCAGTTAAGATTATGTTGCTGAATAATCAACACTTGGGAATGGTGGTTCAATGGGAGGATCGGTTCTACAAGGCTAACAGAGCACACACTTACCTCGGTGATCCTGCTAATGAGGAAGAGATCTTTCCTAATATGCTGAAATTTGCAGAGGCTTGTGGTGTACCTGCTGCAAGAGTGACACACAGGGACGATCTTAGAGCTGCCATTCAAAAGATGTTAGACACTCCTGGGCCATACTTGTTGGATGTGATTGTACCTCATCAGGAACATGTTCTACCTATGATTCCCAGCGGCGGAGCTTTCAAAGATGTGATTACAGAGGGCGATGGGAGACGTTCCTATTGA